Proteins found in one Cheilinus undulatus linkage group 9, ASM1832078v1, whole genome shotgun sequence genomic segment:
- the LOC121514795 gene encoding zinc finger protein RFP-like isoform X3 codes for MSAASCLLTEDELLCSLCQNVFTDPVTLSCGHNFCENCVTEHWDSDVVCLVCLLSFDETHLEPHLTKSGLKRHQLMDPVENLEDRMCEKHDKLLELFCKNDQRCVCVMCTYSDHKTHDVVPVKEEYEGKKAELGKTEAEIQQMIQKRRVKIEELKHSVELSDENADREIAEGVGVFSALKESVERRQAELINSIKEKQRETEKQAEGFIRELEQEISELEKRRAEVEQLSRCEDHLQLLQNFTSLNAAPPTKDWTEVRVHPPSYERTVRRAVKQLEETISEQMKKLICEVELKRVQQYEVDVTLDPDTAHPNLILSDDGKQVKHGNVRKNLPDNPERFDHFVNVLSKQSFSSGRFYYEVQVKGKTEWILGVARESINRKGTILRSPQKGFWTIILSNEYVANACPSVRLSLQSGPEKVGVFVDYEEGLVSFYDVDAAALIYSFTGCSFTEKIYPYFGTGLNNAGKNSAPLIISPVSHTE; via the exons ATGTCTGCTGCCAGCTGTCTGCTGACTGAAGATGAGCTCCTGTGCTCCCTCTGTCAAAATGTCTTCACTGATCCTGTCACCTTATCATGTGGACACAACTTCTGTGAAAACTGCGTCACTGAACACTGGGATAGTGATGTTGTCTGCCTGGTTTGTCTGCTTTCTTTCGATGAGACTCACCTGGAGCCTCATCTGACCAAGTCAGGTCTGAAGAGACATCAGCTGATGGACCCTGTGGAGAACCTGGAAGACAGGATGTGTGAGAAGCACGACAAACTGCTGGAGCTGTTCTGTAAGAACGACCAGAGGTGTGTCTGCGTGATGTGCACCTATTCAGACCACAAGACTCATGATGTTGTTCCTGTGAAAGAAGAATATGAAGGAAAGAAGGCCGAGCTGGGGAAGACAGAGGCTGAAATTCAGCAG ATGATCCAGAAGAGACGAGTGAAGATTGAAGAGCTCAAACACTCAgtggagctcagtgatgagaacGCAGACAGAGAGATAGCAGAAGGTGTTGGAGTCTTCAGCGCTCTGAAAGAATCTGTAGAGAGACGCCAGGCTGAGCTCATCAACAGCAtcaaagagaagcagagagagacggagaaacAGGCTGAAGGCTTCATCAGAGAGCTGGAACAGGAAATCTCTGAGCTGGAGAAGAGACGTGCTGAGGTGGAGCAGCTCTCACGCTGTGAAGACCACCTCCAACTCCTCCAGAACTTCACGTCTCTGAACGCTGCTCCACCCaccaaggactggactgaagtCAGAGTCCATCCACCTTCATATGAGAGGACTGTGAGGAGAGCTGtgaagcagctggaggagacCATCAGTGAACAGATGAAGAAGCTGATCTGTGAGGTGGAGCTGAAGAGAGTCCAGCAGTATGAGGTGGATGTGACACTAGATCCTGATACAGCACATCCAAATCTAATCCTGTCTGATGATGGGAAACAAGTTAAACATGGTAATGTGAGAAAGAATCTCCCAGACAATCCAGagagatttgatcattttgtaAATGTCTTATCAAAACAGAGTTTCTCTTCAGGCAGATTTTACTATGAGGTTCAGGTTAAAGGGAAGACTGAGTGGATTTTAGGAGTGGCCAGAGAGTCGATCAACAGGAAGGGAACAATCTTGCGGTCTCCTCAGAAAGGTTTCTGGACGATAATTTTGAGTAATGAGTATGTAGCAAATGCTTGCCCTAGCGTCCGTCTCTCTCTTCAGTCTGGTCCTGAGAAGGTGGGGGTGTTTGTGGATTATGAGGAGGGTCTGGTCTCCTTTTATGATGTtgatgctgcagctctgatctaCTCCTTTACTGGCTGCTCCTTCACTGAGAAAATCTACCCGTACTTTGGTACAGGATTGAACAATGCTGGTAAAAACTCTGCTCCTCTGATCATCTCTCCTGTCAGCCACACTGAGTAG
- the LOC121514795 gene encoding E3 ubiquitin-protein ligase TRIM21-like isoform X1 — protein MSAASCLLTEDQFLCSICLDVFTDPVTLSCGHNFCQNCITEHWDNNVSCQCPNCKKVFNTRPELHVNTFIKEIAAQFRQSAQQKSSSSSSERQVSKPGEVPCDVCTGTKVTALKSCLVCLASYCETHLEPHWTMSRLQKHQLMDPVENLEDRMCENHDKLLELFCKNDQRCVCMMCSVTDHKTHDVVPLREEYEGKKNEIQQMIQKRRVKIEELKHSVELSDENADREIAEGVGVFSALKESVERRQAELINSIKEKQRETEKQAEGFIRELEQEISELEKRRAEVEQLSRCEDHLQLLQNFTSLNAAPPTKDWTEVRVHPPSYERTVRRAVKQLEETISEQMKKLICEVELKRVQQYEVDVTLDPDTAHPNLILSDDGKQVKHGNVRKNLPDNPERFDHFVNVLSKQSFSSGRFYYEVQVKGKTEWILGVARESINRKGTILRSPQKGFWTIILSNEYVANACPSVRLSLQSGPEKVGVFVDYEEGLVSFYDVDAAALIYSFTGCSFTEKIYPYFGTGLNNAGKNSAPLIISPVSHTE, from the coding sequence ATGTCTGCTGCCAGCTGTCTGCTGACTGAAGATCAGTTCCTGTGCTCCATCTGTCTGGATGTCTTCACTGATCCTGTCACCTTATCATGTGGACACAACTTCTGTCAAAACTGCATCACTGAACACTGGGATAATAATGTCTCCTGTCAGTGTCCCAACTGTAAGAAGGTCTTCAACACAAGACCAGAACTACATGTTAATACTTTCATCAAGGAGATTGCTGCTCAGTTCAGACAGTCAGCTCAGCAGaaatccagcagcagcagctcagagagACAAGTTTCCAAACCAGGAGAAGTTCCCTGTGACGTCTGCACTGGAACCAAAGTGACGGCCCTGAAGTCCTGCCTGGTGTGTCTGGCTTCTTACTGTGAGACTCACCTGGAGCCTCATTGGACCATGTCACGTCTGCAGAAACATCAGCTGATGGACCCTGTGGAGAACCTGGAAGACAGGATGTGTGAGAACCACGACAAACTGCTGGAGCTGTTCTGTAAGAACGACCAGAGGTGTGTCTGCATGATGTGCTCAGTTACAGACCACAAGACTCATGATGTTGTTCCTCTGAGAGAAGAATATGAAGGAAAGAAGAATGAAATTCAGCAGATGATCCAGAAGAGACGAGTGAAGATTGAAGAGCTCAAACACTCAgtggagctcagtgatgagaacGCAGACAGAGAGATAGCAGAAGGTGTTGGAGTCTTCAGCGCTCTGAAAGAATCTGTAGAGAGACGCCAGGCTGAGCTCATCAACAGCAtcaaagagaagcagagagagacggagaaacAGGCTGAAGGCTTCATCAGAGAGCTGGAACAGGAAATCTCTGAGCTGGAGAAGAGACGTGCTGAGGTGGAGCAGCTCTCACGCTGTGAAGACCACCTCCAACTCCTCCAGAACTTCACGTCTCTGAACGCTGCTCCACCCaccaaggactggactgaagtCAGAGTCCATCCACCTTCATATGAGAGGACTGTGAGGAGAGCTGtgaagcagctggaggagacCATCAGTGAACAGATGAAGAAGCTGATCTGTGAGGTGGAGCTGAAGAGAGTCCAGCAGTATGAGGTGGATGTGACACTAGATCCTGATACAGCACATCCAAATCTAATCCTGTCTGATGATGGGAAACAAGTTAAACATGGTAATGTGAGAAAGAATCTCCCAGACAATCCAGagagatttgatcattttgtaAATGTCTTATCAAAACAGAGTTTCTCTTCAGGCAGATTTTACTATGAGGTTCAGGTTAAAGGGAAGACTGAGTGGATTTTAGGAGTGGCCAGAGAGTCGATCAACAGGAAGGGAACAATCTTGCGGTCTCCTCAGAAAGGTTTCTGGACGATAATTTTGAGTAATGAGTATGTAGCAAATGCTTGCCCTAGCGTCCGTCTCTCTCTTCAGTCTGGTCCTGAGAAGGTGGGGGTGTTTGTGGATTATGAGGAGGGTCTGGTCTCCTTTTATGATGTtgatgctgcagctctgatctaCTCCTTTACTGGCTGCTCCTTCACTGAGAAAATCTACCCGTACTTTGGTACAGGATTGAACAATGCTGGTAAAAACTCTGCTCCTCTGATCATCTCTCCTGTCAGCCACACTGAGTAG
- the LOC121514795 gene encoding nuclear factor 7, brain-like isoform X2 yields the protein MSAASCLLTEDELLCSLCQNVFTDPVTLSCGHNFCENCVTEHWDSDVVCLVCLLSFDETHLEPHLTKSGLKRHQLMDPVENLEDRMCEKHDKLLELFCKNDQRCVCVMCTYSDHKTHDVVPVKEEYEGKKAELGKTEAEIQQMIQKRRVKIEELKHSVELSDENADREIAEGVGVFSALKESVERRQAELINSIKEKQRETEKQAEGFIRELEQEISELEKRRAEVEQLSRSEDHLQLLQNSTSLNAAPLTKDWTEVRVHPPSYEGTVVRAVKQLEETISEQMKKLIEAELKRVQQYEVDVTLDPDTAHPNLILSDDGKEVKLGKVGKNLPDNPERFDHFVNVLSKQSFSSGRFYYEVQVKGKTDWILGVARESISRKGKITASPQKGFWIIWLRNENEYKALDCPRILLSLKSDPEKVGVFVDYEEGLVSFYDVDAAALIYSFTGCSFTEKLYLLFSPSPHDGGKNSAPLIISPPSHNK from the coding sequence ATGTCTGCTGCCAGCTGTCTGCTGACTGAAGATGAGCTCCTGTGCTCCCTCTGTCAAAATGTCTTCACTGATCCTGTCACCTTATCATGTGGACACAACTTCTGTGAAAACTGCGTCACTGAACACTGGGATAGTGATGTTGTCTGCCTGGTTTGTCTGCTTTCTTTCGATGAGACTCACCTGGAGCCTCATCTGACCAAGTCAGGTCTGAAGAGACATCAGCTGATGGACCCTGTGGAGAACCTGGAAGACAGGATGTGTGAGAAGCACGACAAACTGCTGGAGCTGTTCTGTAAGAACGACCAGAGGTGTGTCTGCGTGATGTGCACCTATTCAGACCACAAGACTCATGATGTTGTTCCTGTGAAAGAAGAATATGAAGGAAAGAAGGCCGAGCTGGGGAAGACAGAGGCTGAAATTCAGCAGATGATCCAGAAGAGACGAGTGAAGATTGAAGAGCTCAAACACTCAgtggagctcagtgatgagaacGCAGACAGAGAGATAGCAGAAGGTGTTGGAGTCTTCAGTGCTCTGAAAGAATCTGTAGAGAGACGCCAGGCTGAGCTCATCAACAGCAtcaaagagaagcagagagagacggAAAAACAGGCTGAAGGCTTCATCAGAGAGCTGGAACAGGAAATCTCTGAGCTGGAGAAGAGACGTGCTGAGGTGGAGCAGCTCTCACGCTCTGAAGACCACCTCCAACTCCTCCAGAACTCCACGTCTCTGAACGCTGCTCCACTCaccaaggactggactgaagtCAGAGTCCATCCACCTTCATATGAGGGGACTGTGGTGAGAGCTGtgaagcagctggaggagacCATCAGTGAACAGATGAAGAAGCTGATTGAGGCTGAGCTGAAGAGAGTCCAGCAGTATGAGGTGGATGTGACACTAGATCCTGATACAGCACATCCAAATCTTATCCTGTCTGATGATGGGAAAGAAGTTAAACTGGGTAAGGTAGGAAAGAATCTCCCAGACAATCCAGagagatttgatcattttgtaAATGTCTTGTCAAAGCAGAGTTTCTCTTCAGGCAGATTTTACTACGAGGTTCAGGTTAAAGGGAAGACTGACTGGATTTTAGGAGTGGCCAGAGAGTCGATCAGCAGGAAGGGAAAAATCACAGCAAGTCCTCAGAAAGGTTTCTGGATAATATGGTTGAGAAATGAAAATGAGTACAAAGCTCTTGATTGCCCTAGGATTCTTCTCTCTCTGAAGTCTGATCCTGAGAAGGTGGGGGTGTTTGTGGATTATGAGGAGGGTCTGGTCTCCTTTTATGACGTtgatgctgcagctctgatctaCTCCTTTACTGGCTGCTCCTTCACTGAGAAACTTTACCTGCTCTTTAGTCCCAGCCCTCATGATGGTGGTAAAAACTCTGCTCCTCTGATCATCTCTCCTCCCAGTCACAACAAGTAG
- the LOC121514797 gene encoding E3 ubiquitin/ISG15 ligase TRIM25-like: MSAASCLLTEHQFLCSICLDVFTDPVTIPCGHNFCQTCITKCWDSNVPHQCPNCKEMFSTRPQLKINTVLKEMSAQFRQSAQQKSSSSSSERQVSKPGEVPCDVCTGTKVKALKSCLVCLASYCETHLEPHLTKSGLKRHQLMDPVENLEDRMCEKHDKLLELFCKNDQRCVCMMCSVTDHKTHDVVPLREEYEGKKAELGKTEAEIQQMIQKRRVKIEELKHSVELSDENADREIAEGVGFFSALLETVQRNLNGLIDSVKEKQEKTKKQAEGFIRELEQEISELEKRNAEVEQLSRSEDHLQLLQKFTSLNAAPPTKDWTEVRVHPPSYEGTVVRAVKQLEETISEQMKKLIEAELKRVQQYELNDVDQKLIGPLVDRNSKYQIVNEGCSDGCPSGALSHLHSGSLEPSVPSHGISIPPFEVFISPYRHQTHSRRRRPVNIDVILPLIPDSILVPPLRDQN, translated from the exons ATGTCTGCTGCCAGCTGTCTGCTGACTGAGCATCAGTTCCTGTGCTCCATCTGTCTGGATGTCTTCACTGATCCTGTCACCATACCATGTGGACACAACTTCTGTCAAACCTGCATCACTAAATGCTGGGATAGTAATGTCCCACATCAATGTCCCAACTGTAAAGAGATGTTCTCCACCAGACCACAGCTGAAGATCAACACTGTCCTCAAAGAGATGTCTGCTCAGTTCAGACAGTCAGCTCAGCAGaaatccagcagcagcagctcagagagACAAGTTTCCAAACCAGGAGAAGTTCCCTGTGACGTCTGCACTGGAACCAAAGTGAAGGCCCTGAAGTCCTGCCTGGTGTGTCTGGCTTCTTACTGTGAGACTCACCTGGAGCCTCATCTGACCAAGTCAGGTCTGAAGAGACATCAGCTGATGGACCCTGTGGAGAACCTGGAAGACAGGATGTGTGAGAAGCACGACAAACTGCTGGAGCTGTTCTGTAAGAACGACCAGAGGTGTGTCTGCATGATGTGCTCAGTTACAGACCACAAGACTCATGATGTTGTTCCTCTGAGAGAAGAATATGAAGGAAAGAAGGCCGAGCTGGGGAAGACAGAGGCTGAAATTCAGCAGATGATCCAGAAGAGACGAGTGAAGATTGAAGAGCTCAAACACTCAgtggagctcagtgatgagaacGCAGACAGAGAGATAGCAGAAGGTGTTGGCTTCTTCAGCGCTCTGTTAGAGACTGTGCAGAGAAATCTCAATGGGCTCATTGATTCAGTCaaagagaagcaggaaaagacaaagaaacaggCTGAAGGCTTCATCAGAGAGCTGGAACAGGAAATCTCTGAGCTGGAGAAGAGAAATGCTGAGGTGGAGCAGCTCTCACGCTCTGAAGACCACCTCCAACTCCTCCAGAAGTTCACGTCTCTGAACGCTGCTCCACCCaccaaggactggactgaagtCAGAGTCCATCCACCTTCATATGAGGGGACTGTGGTGAGAGCTGtgaagcagctggaggagacCATCAGTGAACAGATGAAGAAGCTGATTGAGGCCGAGCTGAAGAGAGTCCAGCAGTATGAG CTGAACGACGTGGACCAAAAGCTGATTGGCCCCTTGGTGGATAGAAACTCCAAGTATCAGATTGTGAATG agggctgcagtgatgggtgtccttctggagctttgtcccatctccactcaggatctctggaaCCATCAG TTCCATCTCATGGCATTTCCATTCCTCCCTTTGAAGTTTTCATCAGCCCATATCGTCATCAAACCCACTCCAGAAGACGCCGTCCTGTGAACATAGATGTTATCCTTCCTCTGATCCCCGATTCAATTCTGGTCCCTCCACTTAGAGACcagaattga